One Nostoc sp. CENA543 genomic window, TATTGGCTTGACCAATTGCCAGATGTGCGCGAAAAGTTATTACAGGAGTTAGTTACCCTTGGTGTTAATCCAGAACCTAGTCAAATTTCCCACTTACCTTATTTAACAGCAGTTTGCCAAGAAACTTTGAGAATATATCCTATTGTCTTGGCTGGATTTTTAAGGATTGTCAAATCGCCAATAGAAATTATGGGTTATCACCTACCCAAAGGAACATTAGTAGTTCCTAGTATTTATTTAGCCCATTACCGCGAATCAGTATATCCGCAGTCTAAACAATTCCAACCAGAAAGATTTTTACAAAGGCAATTTTCCCCTTACGAATATTTACCATTTGGCGGGGGGAATCGTCGGTGTATAGGTTTGGCTTTTGCTCAGTATGAAATGAAAATTGTTTTGGCGACAGTTTTAGCTCAATATCAAGTTTCTCTAGTGAATAAACGTCCTGTGCGTCCTGTGCGCCGTGGTTTAACCTTAGCTGCACCAGCCGGAATGCGAATGGTTGCAACACGGCAATTAATCTCCGTAAATACATCTGTAACAGTGTAAACACCGTAGTTTGACGATCGCTCTAGGCGAATGATGGCAATTGCTTCTACCCTTAAAATAAGAGGCAGGGGGCAGGGGGCAGGGGGAAATTAAAGTTACAAACCGAACTACTTTCTGCTCCGCTAACACCCGCAAGTGGCGTAATTTTTCTCCCAGCTCCCTTGCTCCCTGCTCCCTTACTTTTTCATGGCGATCGTGAACTGCGTAAACCAGCACAGATGAAAAATTCCTCACCTCACCGCCCCCGATTTTTCCGCTTCTCCATCAGCAGAAGCAGAAAATCTCTGTTACTAACTTTGAGTTGGATATTGCTGTCAATTGGTACGTCAATTCTGATTATTTTGACACAACCAATAGCACCAGCCCCCGCCCAAACGCCAAATACTGAAAATAGCACCCCAGCCAACTCAGAGACATCATCAGACGAAACACTTCGGGATACACTCAGGCGATCGCGTCAATCTCCAGATACTCCCCCACCTGACCCAGCAGAAATCGCTCGGTTGCTCAAACTCCAAGAAGCCGACAAGCTATATTTAGCAGGTAAAGTTGCCGAAGCGCAAAAGCTTTACCGCGAAGCCAAAGCACCGTTTAACAAAACAAGTGAAGCTGCTCCAGAACTCAAACCAGCCATCACTGACCCCTCCCTACTTTCACCCGCAGGTAGGGTATACTGGCGCGAAGCACAAGACGGTATCGCTAAAAAGCTGCAAACCAAAGCTCTAGTACCTCTGCAATTATTAGTTGAGCAGAATCCCGAATTTATTCCTGGTCATATCCGCTACGCTGAGGTTTTAACTCAATACGATCGCACTAAAGAAGCATTAGATGTTTTAGAACGGGGTTCTTCGCTGTACCCTGACCAACCAGAATTAATTAAAGCGAGGGTGACAGCCTTAGCCAACGCCAAGAAATGGATGGAAGCATCCATCGCCGCCCGTCAATTTGCCATTCTTTACCCCCAAAATCCCCAAGCGTCGGAATTTAACGAACTAGCGGAAACCAATCTCAAACGTTACAAATCGCATATTCGCTCAGAAATTCGAGGTAATGTGATTAGTAATGTGATTACTGGGGCATTAGGTTACGCCGTTACGGGTAGTTTATTGGGGCCATTTTCCGCCCTGGATTCGACGATTT contains:
- a CDS encoding M48 family metallopeptidase, producing MSRSRKSLLLTLSWILLSIGTSILIILTQPIAPAPAQTPNTENSTPANSETSSDETLRDTLRRSRQSPDTPPPDPAEIARLLKLQEADKLYLAGKVAEAQKLYREAKAPFNKTSEAAPELKPAITDPSLLSPAGRVYWREAQDGIAKKLQTKALVPLQLLVEQNPEFIPGHIRYAEVLTQYDRTKEALDVLERGSSLYPDQPELIKARVTALANAKKWMEASIAARQFAILYPQNPQASEFNELAETNLKRYKSHIRSEIRGNVISNVITGALGYAVTGSLLGPFSALDSTILLLQGEGSIGESVAKQAKKQLPLVIDEPTLAYVNDIGQKLAKIAGRKEFKYEFFVIPEEDLNAFALPGGKIFINAGAIAKTNSEAELAGLIGHELSHVVLSHGFQLVTQGNLISNVTQYLPFGGTIGQLFALTYSREMERQADILGTRLIVASGYAADGLRNLMVTLDKQKKFSIPTWLSSHPGGNERVDYLEKMITRNSYNRYAFEGVERHTEIKARVKKLLKERKEQAEKKQPTDESKDKILRQ